From Candidatus Eisenbacteria bacterium, a single genomic window includes:
- a CDS encoding nicotinate phosphoribosyltransferase — translation MAPPALLTDLYELTMLAGYFEQDMHQLPATFDLFFRELPFQGGYAVMAGLDPALEFLQSLKFREDDLDYVESIGLFRGPFLAYLSSLRFKGTVTAVPEGTAVFPHEPILTVEGALAEVQVVETALLNIVNFQTLIATKASRVVRAAAPAKVVEFGTRRAQGPDGAISATRAAAVGGVLTTSSLAAGKAFGLPVAGTQAHSWVMSFPSELEAFRAYATAFPDACVLLVDTYDTLRSGIPNAITVARELAANGHQLSGVRLDSGDLAYLSRESRRLLDEAGLHHVKILASNELDEHVIQSIRSEGGRVDLYGVGTRLVTGAGEGGGALGGIYKLVEIGGQPKVKVSGDPSKGTIPGKKRLWRVIRPDGGFEMDVIALEGETIGPGAQVFDPSHPLRHAPIPSGTRLEDLRTVAMDRGSRTCGPAALPALAKRAGKELRCLPEGCLRLMNPHRYRVSLSPKLHELRLRLTEEARAE, via the coding sequence GTGGCGCCGCCCGCCCTGCTGACGGATCTCTACGAGCTGACGATGCTCGCGGGATATTTCGAGCAAGACATGCACCAGCTTCCCGCGACATTCGATCTGTTCTTCCGCGAGCTCCCGTTCCAGGGCGGATACGCGGTGATGGCCGGTCTGGACCCGGCGCTCGAATTCCTGCAATCGTTGAAGTTCCGCGAAGACGATCTGGACTACGTCGAGTCGATCGGCCTGTTCCGCGGTCCCTTCCTCGCGTATCTCTCGTCGCTCCGCTTCAAGGGAACCGTCACCGCCGTGCCCGAGGGGACGGCGGTCTTTCCGCACGAGCCGATCCTCACCGTGGAAGGGGCGCTGGCGGAAGTCCAGGTCGTTGAAACCGCGCTCTTGAATATCGTCAATTTTCAAACCCTGATCGCGACCAAGGCCTCGCGCGTGGTGCGGGCCGCGGCGCCCGCCAAGGTCGTGGAGTTCGGAACGAGGCGCGCGCAGGGGCCGGACGGCGCGATATCGGCGACACGCGCCGCCGCGGTCGGCGGCGTGCTCACGACCAGTAGTCTCGCCGCGGGGAAGGCGTTCGGTCTTCCCGTGGCGGGAACCCAGGCGCACAGCTGGGTGATGTCGTTCCCAAGCGAGCTGGAGGCGTTTCGCGCGTACGCGACCGCATTCCCGGACGCCTGCGTGCTGCTCGTGGATACCTACGACACGCTCCGGAGCGGGATCCCGAACGCGATCACGGTCGCAAGAGAGCTGGCCGCGAATGGGCACCAGCTGTCGGGGGTGCGGCTCGATTCGGGAGATCTCGCCTATCTGAGCCGGGAATCGCGGCGGCTCCTCGACGAAGCGGGGCTTCACCATGTGAAGATCCTCGCCTCGAACGAGCTGGACGAGCACGTGATCCAATCCATCCGCTCGGAAGGCGGGCGGGTGGATCTCTACGGTGTGGGGACCCGGCTCGTGACCGGAGCCGGGGAAGGGGGCGGGGCGCTCGGCGGCATCTACAAGCTTGTGGAAATCGGAGGCCAACCCAAAGTCAAGGTGAGCGGCGATCCTTCGAAGGGCACCATTCCCGGGAAGAAGCGCTTGTGGCGCGTGATCCGCCCGGACGGTGGGTTCGAAATGGACGTGATCGCGCTGGAGGGAGAGACGATTGGTCCCGGCGCTCAAGTTTTCGATCCGAGTCACCCGCTTCGCCACGCTCCGATTCCGAGCGGTACGCGGCTTGAGGATCTCCGCACGGTGGCGATGGATCGCGGCTCGCGGACGTGCGGTCCCGCGGCGCTTCCCGCGCTCGCGAAGCGGGCTGGAAAAGAGCTCCGGTGCCTCCCCGAGGGATGCCTTCGTTTGATGAACCCGCACCGATATCGGGTTTCGTTGAGTCCAAAGCTCCACGAGCTGAGGCTCAGGCTCACCGAGGAGGCGAGAGCGGAATGA